Proteins found in one Nostoc sp. NIES-3756 genomic segment:
- a CDS encoding ferredoxin:protochlorophyllide reductase (ATP-dependent) subunit N, which produces MTIAQEPTALNFECETGNYHTFCPISCVAWLYQKIEDSFFLVIGTKTCGYFLQNAMGVMIFAEPRYAMAELEEGDISAQLNDYEELKRLCDQIKRDRNPSVIVWIGTCTTEIIKMDLEGLAPKLEGEIGIPIVVARANGLDYAFTQGEDTVLAAMANRCPDKAPVAEAEKNERNAIHKLLNFGKKKEDVAQEESEYVDHPPLVLFGSLPDPVVTQLTLELKKQGIKVSGWLPAKRFTELPVLEEGYYVAGVNPFLSRTATTLMRRRKCKLIGAPFPIGPDGTRAWIEKICSVFGITPQGLEEREAQIWAGLEDYVKLIRGKSVFFMGDNLLEVSLARFLVRCGMTVHEVGIPYMDKRYQAAELAMLEKACEEMGVPLPKIVEKPDNYNQVQRIYDLKPDLVITGMAHANPLEARGINTKWSVEFTFAQIHGFTNARDILELVTRPLRRNNNLKDLGWDKLVREEAKI; this is translated from the coding sequence ATGACCATTGCGCAAGAACCAACAGCTTTAAACTTTGAGTGTGAAACTGGCAATTACCATACCTTCTGCCCAATTAGCTGTGTGGCGTGGTTGTACCAAAAAATAGAAGATAGTTTCTTTTTGGTAATTGGTACTAAAACCTGTGGGTATTTTCTGCAAAATGCGATGGGGGTCATGATTTTTGCAGAACCCCGCTATGCAATGGCAGAGTTGGAAGAGGGAGATATTTCAGCACAATTGAATGATTATGAGGAGTTGAAAAGATTGTGCGACCAAATAAAGCGCGATCGCAACCCTAGCGTCATTGTGTGGATTGGCACTTGCACCACCGAAATCATCAAAATGGATTTGGAAGGACTTGCACCCAAGCTGGAAGGCGAAATCGGTATACCTATTGTAGTTGCCCGTGCTAACGGCTTAGATTACGCCTTCACCCAAGGGGAAGATACAGTTCTCGCCGCAATGGCTAACCGTTGTCCTGACAAAGCACCAGTAGCGGAAGCAGAGAAAAATGAGCGGAATGCCATTCACAAGCTTTTAAACTTCGGCAAGAAGAAAGAAGATGTAGCCCAAGAAGAATCTGAGTATGTAGACCATCCTCCTTTGGTTCTGTTTGGTTCCCTTCCCGATCCTGTCGTTACTCAATTAACTTTAGAATTAAAAAAACAAGGTATTAAAGTTTCCGGCTGGCTACCCGCCAAACGCTTTACAGAATTACCTGTGTTGGAAGAAGGTTATTACGTTGCTGGTGTCAACCCCTTCCTCAGCCGTACAGCCACAACTTTGATGCGTCGCCGCAAATGCAAACTCATCGGCGCACCCTTCCCCATCGGCCCTGATGGAACCCGCGCTTGGATTGAGAAAATTTGTTCTGTATTCGGTATCACGCCTCAAGGTTTGGAAGAACGGGAAGCGCAAATTTGGGCTGGTTTAGAAGATTATGTAAAGCTGATTCGTGGCAAGTCTGTATTCTTCATGGGTGACAACTTGTTGGAAGTCTCCTTAGCACGGTTTTTAGTGCGTTGTGGAATGACTGTTCATGAAGTTGGCATTCCTTACATGGATAAGCGTTACCAAGCGGCTGAATTAGCAATGCTGGAGAAAGCTTGTGAAGAAATGGGCGTACCTTTGCCGAAAATTGTGGAAAAGCCAGATAACTATAATCAAGTACAGCGAATTTATGACTTGAAACCAGATTTAGTAATTACTGGTATGGCTCATGCTAACCCATTGGAAGCGCGGGGTATTAATACTAAGTGGTCGGTGGAGTTTACTTTTGCTCAAATTCACGGCTTTACCAATGCGCGTGACATTTTGGAATTGGTAACTCGTCCGCTACGTCGTAATAATAATTTGAAAGATTTGGGTTGGGATAAGTTGGTAAGGGAGGAAGCGAAGATTTAG
- a CDS encoding DUF5331 domain-containing protein: MAFFNSFTDSIKQKWLQFFQANRDWIKLHMEVESVYTPDGGKRPPSYLILGVVNALEPKLAQLMFPFSKLNPDADTLIEVLELNFDPDIVLGNHLVSQDEERHQYESTVEDNIQDETLATTQTNGFGLDSENQTLIIEAAASGFNDLEEISVTNGTKLQDQFQHTNGHETEGFDEVNFDIIAESTEQLEEQILGELNTPDENAFSDVLSDVWGDETSLHKTEDNNDFLGEELPAGVFDESEIARLFPNA, translated from the coding sequence ATGGCTTTCTTTAATAGCTTTACAGATTCGATAAAACAGAAGTGGTTACAATTTTTCCAAGCCAATCGTGACTGGATAAAACTCCACATGGAGGTGGAGTCCGTTTATACACCCGATGGTGGCAAGCGCCCACCTTCCTACCTCATCCTGGGGGTAGTCAACGCCCTGGAACCGAAACTAGCCCAGCTAATGTTTCCTTTTTCTAAATTGAATCCTGATGCCGATACCTTAATTGAGGTACTGGAGTTAAATTTTGACCCAGATATCGTGCTAGGTAATCATTTAGTTTCTCAAGATGAAGAAAGACATCAGTACGAGTCAACAGTTGAAGACAATATTCAAGATGAAACTTTGGCAACGACCCAAACAAATGGCTTTGGGCTAGATTCTGAAAATCAAACATTAATAATTGAGGCAGCAGCATCAGGCTTCAACGACCTAGAGGAAATTTCTGTTACCAATGGAACTAAATTACAAGACCAGTTCCAGCACACAAATGGCCACGAAACAGAAGGTTTTGATGAAGTCAACTTCGATATCATCGCTGAATCAACAGAACAACTGGAAGAACAAATTCTCGGTGAATTGAACACACCAGACGAGAATGCTTTCAGTGACGTGTTATCAGATGTTTGGGGTGATGAGACATCGCTGCACAAGACCGAAGATAATAACGACTTTTTGGGTGAAGAATTACCGGCTGGCGTTTTTGATGAATCGGAAATTGCCCGTCTCTTCCCCAACGCCTAA